Below is a window of Clostridiales bacterium DNA.
TCTATCTGATGCTGAAACAATGTCCGTTTTCTTTCCGGACTGCCGTTAAGATCTGACGGATGTACAGACTTCCATTTGATAGGAGGCGCGAACTATGGCAACCGTAGAACCGAGAAGGAACAAGCAAGGTGTTATTACATCCTGGAGGATTACCATATCTGATGGATACCGTCCGGACAAATCTCAAAAGCGTATATTCCGGACGTTTCATGCTGATCCGAATAAAACGGAAAACGCACAACGGAAACAGGCAGAAAAGTACGCGGCGAGATTGGAAACAGAATGTGAAGATAAAAAGATTAATGATGCTAAAAAGATCACATTCTCAAAAGTGTATGAGGAATATTCTGATCGTCTTGATGATCTTGTGTTCAGCGGAGATTTAGCACAACAGACGGCAGATTCATACAAAAAACTATTCAATAATCGTTTGCTGAAAGAATTCGGAGGAATGGCAATCAGAGAGATTGAAACGGATGATATTGATAGATTTCTCCGGAGATTGTCAAAGGACAGAAAGCCAAGAACAAAGACAAAATCAACCGTTTCAGAAAAGAAGGAACAACCCAAGAAACTATCCGGAACATACCGTTTGAAGTATTTTCAGCAACTCAATGGCATTTTCAAATATGCGAAGCATCAGAAGTATATAACTATTAACCCCTGTGATAATGTAGAGAAAAATGATAAACCCAAGCGCGACACCCAGGAAGCGCAGTATTATGAACTCAATGAATGTGCAAAGATAATGGATCTGTTGTCAGTATATACAGATCCGAAATGGAAAGCATATTTTAGTCTTTCATTTTACTGCGGCTGCCGTCCTGGTGAAATAATCGGCTTAAATTGGAGTGATTATGACGGAGAAAACATTTATATTCAAGCCGGTAGTTACCAGGGAAAAGGGGAGAAGTGTAAACGGACAGAGAAACCGAAAACGAAAAAGTCAAAGAGAAGGATAATGCTTGCACCGGAGGCGGTTACTGCTCTGAATGCCTGGAAAGCCGAACAAGCGAAAAAACGCTTGAAGTGCGGTAAATGTTGGCAGAATCCGGAGGCAGTATTTACAAACGATGAAGGCGAAAGGATCCGACCGCAAGCACCGACAAAAGCATGGAAGAACTTCACAACTGAAAACAAACTCCGTCATTTACCGCTTTATGATCTCCGGCATACAAACTGTTCAATGCTGATTGCCTCGCGTGAATTGTCTGTTGAAGAAGTTTCAGCGAGAATGGGCCATGAACAGACAAGTACAACATTAAATATTTATACCCATGCTTTTGCGAATTATAACAGGAGAGCGACAACCGCCCTGGCCAATGTTCTTAAAGCGGCAGCAAACGACAATCAATAAAATAAACGACACAATAAACGACAAGGCCCTAATAACAGGGCCTTTTTTCATGCAAATAAAAAGCCTTGCAGCCGTTGAACTGCAAGGCTTGTGCGGATGATGGGACTCGAACCCATACACCGGTTAAGGTAGGGGATTTTAAGTCCCCGGTGTCTGCCATTCCACCACATCCGCAAGCCTTGTGAGTATAACACCTTGCGGAAAGGCACGTCAAGCGTATAAATGGTACAGCAGGCAAAAGAATCAGCCGCGGACTGTGAAGTATACGGTATAGACTTCGTCCGTAATCTCATACAGGGGAACAATACGGAAATTTTCAGGCTGGAAGCGCGTGCGGTAAGTATTTTGCAGCCATACATATGTATCATATGTATGCGGAGTTTCCGGAAGCAGGATTTGTTTTGGATCGGAAATACTGCCGGAAAGACCGCAGTCACGGTCAATCAGTCCGGCAAGAACAATCGGGCCGTCCACCATCGCTGCCAGTTCCGGTGCACCTTCAAGTGATTCGAAACGAACTTCGGAAGGAAAGAAAACATCGACTGTGTCATCCGACCATACACGGTTGATGACAATATATCCGTCTTTAGTTTCGGGAGATACTGGACTGCCGTTCAGAAGCACCTGCGGGGAGCCGGAACACCAGCCAGGCACGCGCAAACGGAGCTGCCAGGTCTGATCCGATGCTGTACGAACCGTCAAACGAAGGCTCCACCTGGAGGTGTTTCCGCCGCCATGCTCATCAAAAAGGACCTGGTTGTCATAGTTTTTCATATGAACAGACTGTGATACGGCGATTTCACCGCAGTCAAGGGAAAGCTTGGCTTCGGACGGGAAATACTGGCTCACGGTGACTGAATTGCTGTCCGTGTACCAGACAAGATCCGGATACATGGTCTGCGCCTGGATCATTGTTCCAAAGCAGCACCAGAAATCACGGGTTCTGGATCCCCAGGTCTTGTGACTGCCGGGCGCCATTGGAAGGAAATAGGTCGGCATTCCGGTATTCCTGTTTTGCTGTGCCAGGAACCCATTATATACAGCGCGTTCGATGTAATCCGCATATCGGGTATCCCCGGTCCAGCGATAGAGGTAATCCGCAGTACGAACCATATTGTAAACGGTACAAAATTCCTGGTCCGTATTGCTGATAAACCGGGCATGCGCATGCGGCGGAATCCAGAATTCTCCGGCATTGGACCCGGTCGTCGCAAACATACCGCGTTCCGTAACGGCAGTTTTCCAGAAGGATTCCATCCGTTTCATCCAGATACTGTCACCGGTGATTTCATAAAGCCTGCCGGCACCATGGGAAACCGGAATTGAAGCATTTGCGTGATCATCGGACAAAGCATCACCATCCTTGTCCAGGCGGTCAAAAAGGGCATTTCCTTCATAGGCGGAAATCAGCTTCCGGTATTTATCCTTCCCGGTCAGAGCATAAAGATCGGCCCATACTTCGAGCATGCCGGCCTGTTCACCGCTGAAAACCGCTTCCGGGCATTCGGTCTGCATTTCATCCACCCAACGGACATACCAGTCTGCCAGACGATCGAGAATATTAATGGCTGTTTCATTCCGCAGACGGTCATACACATCTTTGAGGCCCATGATTGTTTTATGCATGGTATACTGCGGAGACCATATGTAACGACCGGGGCGCATCAGCGCAAAGTATTTTTCAGGGATGGAACCTACCCATTCACCGCCGTTCAGCTGCTGGCAGCGGGCAAGTTCAGCCACTATAAAATCAATCTTTGCCTGAAGCTGCGGCTTTTGTCCCCCGGCGCACAGGGCAGAAGCCGCTGAAAGCCAGTGACCGAGAAAATGCCCGCGAAGCTGACAGCTGGGAGCCTCCCATCCCCAGTGAAGTTTTACTGAATTCGGATCGCTGATGGACTGCATATTGGGAAGTGTAATACCGGCTTCAAGGTAAAAATTCTGGAGCAGGCATCCCGCATCCAGTTCCATCAGATATGCTTCGTTCAGATCCATTCTGCGCTTGAAAAGACCTGGCAGAATCCGGACACTGCCGGAAGGCGCACGGGTAAGCATCAATCAAAACCCCTTTCAGGAAACTATTTTCATTAACGTTATTGTATCACAGTGCGGAATGAAAGGAAACCCGGAATCTGATTTGAATTAGTTACCTGATACGAATTAATTGTAACATAATTATGTAATTATATTGTGCTTTCTGCGTTTTTCCTGTATAATGTACCAAATTGTGAAAACGGATATACTTTCCGGAACCCCTGAGAGGAAGGAACAGATGAGCCGCAAAAGAATTGCTGTGCTGATCGCCAGCGTTGACCGTGAATACCAGCAGGACTTTGTATCCGGTCTCGAAAAAGCCGCTTCCAAGCGGGATATGGATTTATGCATATTCAATACACAGGGACATATGAATATTGCGATTTCATCGACAAGTGAGGCCGGAGAAAGCAAAATATACGACCTGCCGGATCTGTCCGGTTTTGACGGTGTAATTTCACTTCCGGCCACGATGGGAAATGAAATTGCACTGGCCAAGATAAGGGAAGTCCTCCGGCCTGTACAGGAACTCGGGAAGCCGCATGTTTCCATTGACGTTCCCCAGGATGGGGCTGTCATGATTACGTTTGACGACCAGATCAGCATGGAGGAACTGACTGAACACCTAATCATCGAACACGATGCCCGAAGAATTGCCTTCATCGGGGGACCGGCTGATTCAAATGTATCCCGGAAACGTCTCGAAGCGGTTCAGAATGT
It encodes the following:
- a CDS encoding site-specific integrase — its product is MATVEPRRNKQGVITSWRITISDGYRPDKSQKRIFRTFHADPNKTENAQRKQAEKYAARLETECEDKKINDAKKITFSKVYEEYSDRLDDLVFSGDLAQQTADSYKKLFNNRLLKEFGGMAIREIETDDIDRFLRRLSKDRKPRTKTKSTVSEKKEQPKKLSGTYRLKYFQQLNGIFKYAKHQKYITINPCDNVEKNDKPKRDTQEAQYYELNECAKIMDLLSVYTDPKWKAYFSLSFYCGCRPGEIIGLNWSDYDGENIYIQAGSYQGKGEKCKRTEKPKTKKSKRRIMLAPEAVTALNAWKAEQAKKRLKCGKCWQNPEAVFTNDEGERIRPQAPTKAWKNFTTENKLRHLPLYDLRHTNCSMLIASRELSVEEVSARMGHEQTSTTLNIYTHAFANYNRRATTALANVLKAAANDNQ
- a CDS encoding glycoside hydrolase family 127 protein, encoding MLTRAPSGSVRILPGLFKRRMDLNEAYLMELDAGCLLQNFYLEAGITLPNMQSISDPNSVKLHWGWEAPSCQLRGHFLGHWLSAASALCAGGQKPQLQAKIDFIVAELARCQQLNGGEWVGSIPEKYFALMRPGRYIWSPQYTMHKTIMGLKDVYDRLRNETAINILDRLADWYVRWVDEMQTECPEAVFSGEQAGMLEVWADLYALTGKDKYRKLISAYEGNALFDRLDKDGDALSDDHANASIPVSHGAGRLYEITGDSIWMKRMESFWKTAVTERGMFATTGSNAGEFWIPPHAHARFISNTDQEFCTVYNMVRTADYLYRWTGDTRYADYIERAVYNGFLAQQNRNTGMPTYFLPMAPGSHKTWGSRTRDFWCCFGTMIQAQTMYPDLVWYTDSNSVTVSQYFPSEAKLSLDCGEIAVSQSVHMKNYDNQVLFDEHGGGNTSRWSLRLTVRTASDQTWQLRLRVPGWCSGSPQVLLNGSPVSPETKDGYIVINRVWSDDTVDVFFPSEVRFESLEGAPELAAMVDGPIVLAGLIDRDCGLSGSISDPKQILLPETPHTYDTYVWLQNTYRTRFQPENFRIVPLYEITDEVYTVYFTVRG